The DNA region tgtctgggatgacttagtgggggttgatcctgcctgaagcagggggctggactagatgacctcttatgGTCCCTTCCAAACCTAGATTCTGTAATTCTGTGGGGCTTTCGAAGGGCATTTTGAGGGGTCAGCTCCTATATAAGTACATCACCTTCTGCATAGGCTCTGTGGACTAGCTGCTAACCATGTGGATGAGGAGACAAAAGAAAGGAGCCCTCCTCACAAAATTacaacttctctccattctgTTCAAAAGTTTATCTAACCTGATCCCTATAAAACATACCCAGCAGCTTCTCCAGATATATTGCTATAATCTGTGATATTAAATGTAGCTCCCTCATAAAACCGgaggggaccttcagaggtcattgaatccagtctcctgccctcacaggagggcctagcaccatccctgatgggtttttttaatgtttgctCCAGgcctctaaatggccccctcaaggagggagctcagagccctagggttagcaggccaacgctcaaaacCATTGGGCTatcccttcctcccagggagggaTCAAATCCTTCCACAGACACTGGAGCATCAGAGAACTTGTGAAGGTTTGTACAGCTGATCCCTTAGTGCACACAGTGTTCATGTTTAGGTAACTGCTGTGCACAAGACACCcttccctcacaggagggcatgaGCAATACATTACCTCCTTGCTCTTCCTGCCAGTACTGAGCATCTGTGTAGAAGACCAACCCAGAGCCTCCCTTCTCCCACTTCAGCTCAATCTCCTCTTCATACAGCCGCTCTTTTGTGCGTTCCTGACTTGTCACGTCCTCATGCAGAGCTTCGTGTCGCTCCCACTCTTCACACCTATCATCATCCTGCAAAGGAACAAGGAAGACCATTGAGCCCAATACAGCAATGGCACTTGGCCAGACCTAGACTCACACCCTTCCATTTTGTCCCCCACATTCCAATTGCTCACTCTGTGGGGCATCACCTACAATTCCCAATAATCAGCTATCAGCATTAGTCCACTCGCTTCGCTGAGCAAGCCTTTTCAGAGTCAAACACCAGGACAGCTGGTAAGAGCTTAATTCCCTCTCCCCTGTCCATGGGCAGGAAAGCAGAGGTGGTGTTTAGAAGTTCCAGCCTTCTGATCCTCTGCTCAGGCTCTGTGCCAAGCCTATCAGAATGAGTGCCCTGGCACCTCATAATTGGCTCATCACAGATGAGAAAACAGGTTCTCTCAGCAAAGGTGAAATACCACCAAAAGCCATCAGAGCTTAGCACTTAAGGCtgtttccacacatgccactttctccaaaaaaaATTTTgcgtgtgtagaaacagccttacagAAAAGTGTATATTCATGGTTTATAATACAATTATCAACAACAAAATACTGTCTGTATAGTACTGTCATACAGGCAGATATCCACTCCCCAGAAAGCCATGGCATTCCCTCCATGCTGTTTACAGTTATATGGTCAGCCCTGAAATTTGACAGAAGAAAACTACTTACATCATCTGAATGAGACTCTTCTGCTTCTTCCTCCTTTGGTCCGCTCTTGTCTTCCTCATCGCTAGTTTGAGTCACCCCAGTTGTTGCCAGGGGTCCCTTTTCCAGTGTGATCTCCTCCCCCGTGTCTGTATAAACCAGCTCTTCTTGTTCAACAGTCTCAGTGTCCTGATATTTAAAAGGCACATTCCCATACCTGCGAGAAGAGCCTGTCTTGGGGAATCGCAACTGAAGTTTCTTAATAACTGGAggaggcagcctgcaggccttGATCAGATCCAGAAAGACTCTCAGAGGGGTTCCGACATTCCCCTGGGGCATGAACACAGGGGGGTTCAATTCAGGCAACCACTTTAAGTCTGCCTGGGTAAATGTTTCACCTTGGGTCTTACCATGaagctccttttttgttttatatcgGAACATGCTAAAATCTAAAAGAAATAATGAGTTAAGTCACAATCACAGATTTGATATATAGTGCAGTTTTACCAAGCCACTCCAAGATCAATTTCAGATAGAGAAAGGGAATCTGTGACGCAGATTTTTTACCAAAAACACTTGCATGAGATAAGGCAGATGGCTGTTTTAATCTGAGAATAAAGCTATGAAAACTATTGTGTTGACTGGGAATTTCAACAGCCATTTGTTTCAAGCCTTCATAAGTCTCTACCAATAGTACAGTGGCATTGTTTTATGCACCAGGCGAGACAGTTATTTCTGGCCTTCAGTTACTCAAAGTGTGATCAATGTATCTGCTTTGAAATATGCAATTGTTTTTGTGAAGTGTTCTGCCACCGTAACTGCCAAGCCCAATTACAGCAGGTATCTATAGTTCAGAGTGCTTTTCTCCCTGCATCCTCAGAACACGTGCCATCTATACTTACACATACATTTGAACCACTTTTCTAGAAATACCCTTAAACCAACCAAAGTATATATGGGGTACTTTTTGCTTTGAGAGGGTGGGTGACTTTTGTAGCTATGTTTTATGGCTTGACAGCCCTTCTACCATACTTGTACACCTTTTTTCTCTCCCACAGATATCTTTGTTGCCAGCCTTCCAGCCCCTACAGCCTCCTAAGGAAAGTTATTAGCCATTCGAAGAGAAACAGTCTACATAAAGAATTCCTCCAGGGACTGAGCAATCCACCACCTCTAatccaccccagcagcagaggaCTCAAACAACTTTCTGGATCTGGTGGGAAATGGGAGAAGACTCTTCTCTCAACAGTGCAGCcctgcaaacccacagatttccatCAGTAGCCCCATCCGCTACATGTGGATGCCTATGgctcatttgtgtttctagagccctgcaaatttgcagagtaTATCTACCGGTCTCTGCATCCACGGACACCCACGTGGGTGTCTGCGGgtcgtttttgcggatacagacacCCATCTGTTTTCCCGCACAGTGATCTACCTGCTTCACAGACTGTCATTACCAACTCCTCCCTGCCCACACCGCCCCTTAGGACCCCCTGCCCCATTACCCGCCCAGACCACCTCCTCTCCACTATGTTGCCAACTCCAGCCTCCGGTCCATACCTTCCTCCGGAGAGATTTGGACCCTGCGGATCACGCAGCGGCCGGGGAGCCCGTCGCCCTGGGCATCCAGCCAGGGCTTGCCCGAGTACATGCGGACCAGCCGCCGGGCCTGGCCGGGCCGCACCGCTACCAGGCAGCAACAAGTGGCCGAGCCCCGCTCCGCGGGGCCGCTGCGCTCGGGCCGGTGCCGGTAATGGAAGCAGAGGAAGCCGCCGGCCTCGGCGAACTGGCTGAAGtaggagcggagctggggggagcggagcTGGG from Carettochelys insculpta isolate YL-2023 chromosome 24, ASM3395843v1, whole genome shotgun sequence includes:
- the GPATCH3 gene encoding G patch domain-containing protein 3, with the protein product MASTGSSEPGWGPVRYCLVSRIPAQLRSPQLRSYFSQFAEAGGFLCFHYRHRPERSGPAERGSATCCCLVAVRPGQARRLVRMYSGKPWLDAQGDGLPGRCVIRRVQISPEEDFSMFRYKTKKELHGKTQGETFTQADLKWLPELNPPVFMPQGNVGTPLRVFLDLIKACRLPPPVIKKLQLRFPKTGSSRRYGNVPFKYQDTETVEQEELVYTDTGEEITLEKGPLATTGVTQTSDEEDKSGPKEEEAEESHSDDDDDRCEEWERHEALHEDVTSQERTKERLYEEEIELKWEKGGSGLVFYTDAQYWQEEQGDFDEQTADDWDVDMSIYYDKDGGDKDARDLVQMRLEQRLRDGLEDGYVSGQQIGTFEKYTKGIGRKVMERQGWMEGLGLGSSNSGMAEALDNEGQHPKCKRGLGYHGERLQTFSKPKNPRRDGPFLISTIYDEPQPMDSGDQLLRRQLPIAMKYRQDVAFIRATQSAYQSPSAS